The nucleotide sequence GTTTTTTGGATATTAAATCTATAAAAATCCTGAAAATTTCTCGGGCTAGAAAAATAGCAGAAGCTGATTCTCTAATTACCCCCGCCGCTAAAATTTTATCTATTGAAAGTATAGCTCAAAAAACGGGTATTAAAAAGCAGAATCTTTTTACTATGATCCATGAAGGCGCTTTACCATATGTAATTGATGGAGAAGGTAAGGAGCGTGCTACTTTGGAGACTTTAAAGGCCGCTATTCTTTATAAGAAAAAACGGGCCGTTAAAGTAAGAGCAAATATAGGTAAAAGAATTAAAATAGGAGTCCTTAAAGCAAATTCAGGAAAGACTTTATTAAAAGAGCCCAGCGGAAATTTTAACGTACTTTCTAAATCGAATTATGTTCGAAGTTCGGAAAATAAGAACCCTATAAGTTCTTCTAAAAAAAAGTCAGTCCCCTCTAAAAAATCAGGTTCGGCCAAAAAATAGTCCGAAGTAAACTTTTAAGAAAAATAATTACCCTCTTCCTTTTTCTCCTCTTCGTAAGAAAGCGGGAATATCATAATCTTCTTTCATGTTTCCGGAAGGATTTTTAGACTTAAGAGTCCTGTATGCTTCCGGATCATTGCTGATCCTTTCCGGTTCGGTTTTAAAAGTCGGACGCGGCTCTTCCATTTCAGGAAGCCCTACCACTTTTCTTTGAGGTTGGGATTGTGACTTAGGAACAGATCCGATTCCTGCAGCTCTCTTATTAAACCCGGTTGCGATCACAGTGATACGAATCCTTTTTTCCAAATCAGCGTCTTCCGTCAAACCGATGATGATATTTGCGTTAGGATCCACTTGAGAAGTGATGATCTGAGATACTTCGTTCCAATCGGAAATTGTAAGATCGGTTCCTCCTGTAACATTGATCAAAAGAGAAGTTGCTCCTGCAATAGAACGAGAATCCAATAATGCATTATCGATGGCAAAGTTCACGGCTTCTGAGACTTTGTTTTCTCCGTAACCTTCTCCTACTCCCATGACCGCGTCGCCGGTATCTCTCATGATCGCTTTTACATCCGCGAAGTCCACATTGATGATACCCGGATTATTAACGATATCGCTAATCCCTCTCACCGCATTCAAAAGAATGTCGTCTATCACTCTGAATGCTTGGTCGATCGGAGTATCTCTTTCCACTACTTGGAAGATGGACTCATTATTCACTAAAATTAAAGTATCAACGTAAGAGCGAAGTTGTTCCACTCCTCTTTTGGCGAGTTCCATTCTTCTTTTTCCTTCGAAAGAAAAAGGGATCGTAACCACTCCGACAACTAGACATTTTTGCTCTTTTGCGATCTTTGCAACGATCGGTGCGGCCCCTGTTCCGGTTCCGCCTCCCATTCCGGCGGTTACAAAAACCATATCCGCACCTTGGATCACGGATGCGATCTTTTCTCTGTCTTCTTCTGCAGCTCTTGCGCCTAGTTCAGGGTCGCCACCGGCACCCATTCCTCTTGTAGTCTTGGAACCTAATGCGATCTTATTTTCTATCTCGGAACGTTTTAATACCTGTTCGTCGGTATTCATGATGACATATTCCACGCCTCTCAGGCTGGAATTTGCCATTCTAGCGACTGCATTCATTCCGCCGCCGCCGATCCCTAAAACTTTAATAATTGCAGGGTTTGATCTATCTTCTTCTTCGAAACGTAACATGGTTCACTTCCTTAGAGGTTTTCCTCTATCCATCTCCGAATTTTTTTCCCCCAGGTTTCGCTTCTATCCTGGGATTTTCTTTCCATGTCCCCTAATCTGGAGGCGTATTTAATAAGCCCTACTGCAGTGGCGAATTCAGGAGAAGATACTTTATCCGAAAGTCCGGAAAGACCCGCAGGTCTTGCGCGGGTTACCGTTAGACGAAATACGTCTTCTGCCAGACTTTCTATTCCTTCCAGCAGG is from Leptospira sp. WS58.C1 and encodes:
- a CDS encoding YgiT-type zinc finger protein, whose amino-acid sequence is MRDKLFKDCPVCGTIGSMENRISQSLKISSPRTGPFTVRGLSGQYCKVCGEGFLDIKSIKILKISRARKIAEADSLITPAAKILSIESIAQKTGIKKQNLFTMIHEGALPYVIDGEGKERATLETLKAAILYKKKRAVKVRANIGKRIKIGVLKANSGKTLLKEPSGNFNVLSKSNYVRSSENKNPISSSKKKSVPSKKSGSAKK
- the ftsZ gene encoding cell division protein FtsZ → MLRFEEEDRSNPAIIKVLGIGGGGMNAVARMANSSLRGVEYVIMNTDEQVLKRSEIENKIALGSKTTRGMGAGGDPELGARAAEEDREKIASVIQGADMVFVTAGMGGGTGTGAAPIVAKIAKEQKCLVVGVVTIPFSFEGKRRMELAKRGVEQLRSYVDTLILVNNESIFQVVERDTPIDQAFRVIDDILLNAVRGISDIVNNPGIINVDFADVKAIMRDTGDAVMGVGEGYGENKVSEAVNFAIDNALLDSRSIAGATSLLINVTGGTDLTISDWNEVSQIITSQVDPNANIIIGLTEDADLEKRIRITVIATGFNKRAAGIGSVPKSQSQPQRKVVGLPEMEEPRPTFKTEPERISNDPEAYRTLKSKNPSGNMKEDYDIPAFLRRGEKGRG